gaatggaTCGAGTGGCACCCACAGAGAATCGAAGAATCGCTGAAGAATATCAGTTCAAGCACAActttatgaaacaaaaaatttaaggaaaaagaagcacAAAGGGGAAAAGTCAAGGACCCAAATCACCATCAAGCTACTCATCAATATGATAGCAATTCTAACTAAATTTAGTTGCTCgttaaaactaaattagaaaatttgcatAAAGCTACTCATCAATATGATAGAAATTCTAACTAAATTTAATTGCTCgttaaaactaaattagaaaatttgcgTTCATACTTATAGGTCTTAGAATTTTCAGGGAGCgcatttatcttttcctaaaAGCATATCCCAACTTTAAAGCAGGCATCCCGCAAATGAAagtgaatttttcaaaaaggccaCTTTCAACAATTAAAAACAGGTAAGAATATTCACAGCACCAAACAAAAAGAACACGAGCAAGCCTCCTTCAGATATACCACATCAGATCAGCAGAATCATCCCCTAAAGTACAAGATACTTAATTTgaacagcaaaagaaaagagttcTTCGAGGGCCCAAAAAGAGCTCAAACATTTCACTGTAAAGACACTCACGCCATGGAGGAGGACTAGCAATGCAGAAATGAAGGCCGAGCAGCTGATCTTTTGGTGGGTGTGGCGCTGGCTCATCTGGTtttgctcctcctccgcctccagCCATTTTCTCTTCTCACTAATCACTGCTTCTGCAAAAAGCCCTGTCCTTCTTAATCAATAACAAAGAAAGAGTCCCACTCAATCAAAGAGATAAAAAAGCCACTAGCCCAGCAGAAATCTAAGCAATAGCCTGCTCATAGCATACCCAAGCACCCCCAAGCCAAGCCAGTGAGAGCAGAGAAACACACTAGGAAACGACAGCAACCCAAAAGATGGAGACAGGGGAAATAAAAACAACAGAGAAAAAGGCACTGTCCAAAAATTACAGTGGGAAGTGGAGATCGATGGGATGGAGAACATGGAAGAAAGAGGGGAGGGAGCAAAGGAAAGCACCTTTTTAATCAATCTTTCGGGAGCAGAATCAAGTGGAGATCAATAAAGTCGAGGACTTTAGTAGATGCAACCCCACAAGGCTCAAAGATTGCTATGCCCAGATGGGGGCTACAGCGGGAGAGGAAGACAATGTAGAAGAAACAGGGATGTATCAACAAAGCGAAGAAGGTTATAGCATATGCCAGGGCTACCAGGTAAAATAGCTGTACTCTACCTACTCAACGCAAAAGCAGCAATGAAACTCCCCCTATACTTACCCTCCTTCTCTcctgccctctctctctcctgccctctctctctgcctgtgtgaaaaaagaagaagtatttttcttttgttaatttccctctctttctctctctctctaacaggAACCCACCTCCAAAAATACCATTTCCAACCTTGATAATTCTTGTGCTTATACAGCCGGTGCAGTTTAGAGGGTGCggtacattctctctctctctctctctctctctctctacctgtgtgaaaaaagaaagtatttttcttttgttaatttccccttctcctcctctctctctataacAGGAACTTCACCTCCAAAAACACCATTTTCAACCTTGATAATTGTTCTGTTTATTATAATAGCCAATGCAGCTTAGAGGGTGTGGTTCATTGTCCAGGAGCTTCCCACGTGGGGTGGAGTGTAAAGCTTTGAACTTGAGCAGGAAGATGTGGACAGGCTCCTTGCCATTTGCCACAACAGTACCCATCCGAGGCCCCTCGAAACACGCCGTCTGCCGTCCCTCTCACCGGCGTTTTGACCGGGGAAGAAGACCCATCAAATTCCAAAGATTAACAACGACAAAAATGCCCACTAAATCCGGGAAAGCCTTGCTATACCTTAACAAAAGTTCCCACCTTTAAAACCCATTAAAATGTCCGAGCCTCATTCCTCCCTCATTCCTCCGTATTTCTCGGCAATGAGTCCAGCACGTTCCGCTGATGGGGGGCGAAAGGACGCCACTGCCCACGGCCGGGAGCCGGAGCGGCGCGCCCACCGGAATCAATCATTGAGGGGCGAGGGCAGAACGGTCATTTCCTCGCCGGCCGGGGCCCCGATCACGTGCGGTCGGGGAGCTCGGCCCGACGGGATCCGCTGCGGGACTCCCACACGGGGGCTACAGTGCGGTCGCACCGACCGACAAACCTACGCTATCCCAATCCCCGATTGGCCCACTGTATGCGCGACGCGTGTACGGACGGCGCGACTCCGCGTCCCACCGGATCACATCACAGCTGGCGGAATTTTTGGGGCGCTCTGATTGGTCGTTGGGCCTAGGGGACGGTGCCCGTAGCGCGCCTTTTTTTCTTCAGGGGAGGAACGTGCGCCGTGCGGTTTACCTCGGTTTTTGATATTGAACGCTTCCTGACTTTTTAGGACAACGGGAAAAGTGTCGGGCCCGATTGGGCCTGTCATTGGCCTCTCATTTCTAACCCAAAGATTAGGGCTAAATCGCAAGCTTCCGACTTCATGTCCAGCCCTAAATTTGCGCCGAACTTTGTTTCGAATTTATTCGCACGTCCAGATTCCGTCACTGGTTCCTTCAATATTGTCGATATTAGGAGATTACTGTTGTTTCTTGCAGGACGAGGGTATTGATGAAATTCTAATAATGAACTTCTAGCTAGTTCTGACTTTTGAACAAGTTGACGAATTTGAGATTAGAAGTGAAAGTTGAGGatgttttatgagataaaagatAAGTTTAGGGCAGAATCAGGATTGGACTTAAACTTCTCGCTCTAGTCATAAATTTGCCCCATCCAAAACATTGAAAGAGGTTTGGATGGAAAATTTGAGTCTTGATAATGAACTTCTAACATGTCGATAATTTTGAGTAAAGCTAATAATGACTTTTATACGGATAGGTAGATTTGGGATTAGAGCGaaggttatgaatttttttatgagacaaaaaaaattattggcgGAATTAAGATTAAACCTAATATTTGAGGTTGTTTTAGGGAATTGgctcaaaataataatttaatttgccTTTTTATACAATATTTCGCGAGAACAGGTTACATCTAGAACTTCCTCAAGTTTCAGGGTTTGCTTTTTCTTCACGCCCATGGAAGTATTTTTTTCTACAAAGAAGGCGGAATCTTCCATAGAAAATTTTGTGCGTGCAATTCCAGGTGCATTTGTCTATGCAACGAGACAAATTCTCTCACGAAAACACCCGAGTGTAATTGCATGTGGAAGTCTACTTGGAAAATCACATGGTGATGCAAGaaagcactttttttttcaaattggaAAAGGCCAATTTAGTGCGACACGTATTGACAAGTTCGTGAAACGATCccttttttcctcaattttatCAGGTAGGGAAAGACATTGACCCTGTGCAAGGAAATAAGACCAGCAGTTAAATTGACTGGTTGATAGATCCTAGgattttaggattttgtttttgttaacGTGAAAAGGGCTTTAGCAAGGGGTCCCATAAAAGGGATAAAGCTTGACAAGTGCAGAACAGATAGAAAGCTAACCAATGGACTGCAAAAGTTTTGACCTGGTTTTGCTGATTTCCAGGGCGGTGATTAGGccttttgataaaataaaaaaaagacaagtGATGTAAGATTTTGCGTGGGGCAATGGTCATTGAACCAGACGCATACGCGTGCTCATCTCCTTCCAGTGACTTCTTCTGGTGTGGTGGTATCTGTCATCCTGGATTGGACGAGGTCGCTTTCTTGAGATGGACGAAGGGCATGGAAAGCGTCATTGACTCTTTGGATTGATCAAGTCCGAGAGGCTTTTGAAACTCGTGGTTACGCATTCGAGGGTGGCACCGAGGGGTTCGCAGGTTCGGGATTCATTGCATATACATCAGATTGTATGTACCTAATCCAATGGTTTTATCAAAAACAATTCGACAAGATGCTTGTCAGTCAAAAGATTGGGAATAAAATAAGACTAGGAACCCGAGTAATGACAAATGCAGCATGAATTTTGTAGTGTATGTACGCCCGCATAGTTCCTGCACCAGCATGATTGTCTCCCTCTTTTTGCTTCAAGGTGAAGGTAACCATGCCAGGGGGATTGCTTACTTGATCGTTCTTTTGACAGATTTGTCAACCCATCTAATTGAAAATggcagagaaagaaaacaaaagcaacaaaaatgagataagaGTGTGCTGAGATCTGGTTGGGGAAATTTGAATTGGAGGGGAAGAGGAGCGGGATGATCTTGTCCTCTTCAGGGATGACCCTGTTGAAGATATTCCCATCGAGTTTTTTAGAGGGCATAGCTACACGTCAAAATCAGATCGGCGGGGGGCCTCAAAGAAAGATATCAAGAACGCTTTGAAAACTCCTGATTGtgtaaatgattttgaaaagtttgcaagAAAGGGTGTGCACTGGAGCCAAAACTACAGTACTGAGGGTGAAAAAAGTGGGAAACGATGGGCATCCTTGAaactaaggaaaaaaagagcGGGGAGAAATGAACAGATCCAAAGATGAAAACAAGGGAAGGAACATGGAAGTTGCTTTCACTTGCTTTGCAAGataatccaaaataatatcatacTTTCTGGTGGGCTTCCCCATGCAAAAGGGACCACATGTCGGATTGGCAAAAATTCTCTGGCTTGTTCTGCACTTTTTTGGGGGTCCTGAGGGAGAGAGATATGGTAATTGGGCTGGTTCTTTCTTGATGGGTATTTCACTGTCTCTCTGCAGAAGTTCTTCTGCAAGTATCCTGGTTTTTTTGGCCTTAGTTCTGATGGCGTTCGTTCAGTCTTCGGGTCTGGAAAAAGGGAGATTCAGGAAATCAGAACGATGGCAGAGAAGGCTTCTTTCGCCTTCTTGCATGCATCGATGCGATCGAAGTTCCTTCATTTGCACTCTCCTTTCCCCCATTGGGACCAGGGTCTTGATGGGATTTTCTTAGGCCAGGAGGGGTTGCCAAGGAGGTGGGGACAGAAAGTGCAAAAACTGCTCTTGGTTCTTGCCAAAAGACGCAATGGAAGTGAGCTTCCCATCTACGTAAGAACGATTCTATGGTTACATTAGTTGACTTGCAAAATTAGCAATTTCAGCTACGTGGTGAGTTTCAATCGACCCTTTAAGGACACACTTGTTGACAACCCTAGGGACATGGCTGCTATGGCTTGCCCTAATTTCTTGCTCACTACATTCATGACATTCTGACCATAAAAGCACCTTATTGCTAGGCGTAGCAGGTTTTGcatatcaaaagaacagtaCCTGCTCTTTGTGACATAAACTCCTCTTTTTTTACACGTAACCATGAATGTCACTTGGTGTGGAATCCATATTACTTATTGAACAAGAACTGCTACTACGCGTGCATTAAATCTGGTCAATAAAGATGGAGAGAAAGAGACCCTCAAACGACCAGCATTAAATTCAATTCCTATCTCCCCTATATTCCTTGGTTTTTTTTCTGGACCACCCCTCTATTCCTCAATTATTTGACCTTAAACTAAATGTCCCTACCTCATCCCCCACCCAATTCCCTTACCGCTTAAGTGTAAGATGAATTGTAAAAATCCTGACTTCTTATTATTAATTGCTTGGAGTAATGTACAACTTTATGGGtctaaataatttctttaaaaaaccctaaattttaattttagttcCAATTCGCCATTAACGTtttgagacaaaaaaatttaaactttacTTCTATCCCAATTCTAcctgaacaatttttttgtccAGAGAAAACCCAGActttaatttcaattccaaatttgtctcaattttttttgttgtctaAAAATCACTAATCTTTAATCTAATCTCAAGTCCATCCTCGTGAACCCTTCTCTATCCAAAAATGGtccaaaataaatataaaggaCCAATATTCacaagtgaaaaatgaaaataaaaaatgaaaattctatttaaatttTCATGGGAAAGTAATATAGTAGCTAAAGTTATATAATCTTCAATAAACAAAAGTCCAACACTTCTTATGGACCTAAcggtgattttttttatgggtgagcattggtctagAGTCAAtcttggaccggcccaacctgaCGAGACTTGGTGCTCCAGTTCCTTGGGGGGACTAGGTCGATCCTTGGATCTTAAACCCCCAAACTCTACATTGTACAAATTGGTCCTCAATTGTAAGAGTTTATGATTGATCAAACCCTATATGTATCATAtattatatctaatatattatatattatatgctttAGTCTACTATAAATCCCAACGCCTCCAATTTGCtatgtaaattaaaaagtagaaagaaaccaACCCTAATTCGActaaaaaacaagagaaaccCTCTTCACTCACCTCAATCTCGCTTTCTCGCCTACTTGCCTTACTCACCTTACTCACCACTCCCCTCGCATGTttgtttttatgatttattgcttttagtatatataaaatttctattattaccTTATCCTACATTTATGTTCGATATGTATTAGTATTCATAATTTGATTGTTTAATGTTACGTTGTTGatggatatataatttgaaatagtGTGTTTAtccttttaaaaatacaaaaaatgaaaaaaaaaattggttggtCCAATGTTAACCTTCAAATCAAATCAGATACGTATGGTCAGTCTGGTCCTTGATCCTAGGCTCAACAGgccatcaatttcaaaagttaAGGACTAACACTGGCTGATCCCTTGGCTAGGTGTTGGATGGTCTCAATCTGGATCATACTCACACCTAGCTTCTTTCCCTTTGCCCTTTCTTTTTGCGATGGGATGGGCTCAAATCGGACCCAGTTTTTGGGCTATTGGGCCCAACGGGCCCCATGTCTGCAactatcttcttcctcctcctcctcctcctgtcGAAGCAACCCGCTCAAACAGTCTCAAGAACTCCACAGCTTCagcgctctctctcttcctcctctgtcGCTCGCCGGGAGTTCTGCTTCGCAGAGATCAAGAAACCCTCCGACGGTATCGTCCCAgtcattctctctctcgctctaaTTTCGCGTGACTTCTCTACTTCGGTTCTCCcggttctttctctctctttctctttctcgttcttgttcttgttcttgttcccTCCTTCGATTGGATTCCGACTGCACTAGGCGCTTGACATGTGGCTTTCGGCTAGTGTCTTGTGTACGTCTCGCTATAATTGCCTAACCCATGGCGTGAGATTTGGAAACTGCTAGTGGGCTGTTCTCTTTGTGTGGGCGCTCGTCTTTACTGCGCCAAGTGTTCGGTGAAATGTCTCAATCAAAAATGATGGGAACTACTCACCCGTCCTCCCTGGTCCATTTCTGCGCCCTCTTTTCCACGCCTTGTGGTTGAATGTCATGTCGGTATGGCTGGAGAAGTTGCATTAATTGGAGCTGACCGATTCTTTGAGTTCGGTTGAGTGTGTTTACCAGCGAAGTAAAACATGCTTCGTGTTATGGTGGAAGTTTATGAAATCCCATTGATCTTGACCTGATCGTGCTTCCGTATTAATTTTTGATGTGGAAAACTAGGCACAACTTAACTATTGTTAACTTGATTTCTCTGGGTGGTTAGAAGAGTTGAGAAGATACTCATCATGAATTGAGTGCAGCAGATGACAATGTTTGATGGAGCGGGGCACGATTTTGCAATGTTCCCATGAAGTACCTTCCTTGAAGAGTTGaagtttaaaggaaaaaaagaacactttGATTGATTTCGCAAAATTGTAGTCTTTTAGCTGTCTCTTTGAGTTCTTTGATGAtggaattatttgaaaatgtttcgctttgtttctctttttcaaattgatatGTGAGTTCTGTTGTTTGCCGCTGATTGGTTTATTATGATCATATGACTTCTTCTTTTATGTGTTCTCTTATGCAGCCATCTGGTCAAGATCAATGTTATTGTCAAGATTCTTTGGCAGAGCACTTTTTGCTGCTGCTAGAACAGAGTCTTCTGCTGGGACTGCCGCTGCTGCTTCGGCGGCTACATCTAGGACAGGACACAACCCTCTCGAGGCATTCTTTGAGGCAGATAGAAACCCAGAGAATGACACCCCTGTTGTCTATGGTACAAGCTTCTCCTTTTGCTAAATGAATGCTCGTTTCACATGCATGTTCGATTAAGAAGGAAAGACTATATGATGCTTGAAAAGATACAAGTGGGAACCTGTTGAATTTGTAGGAGGTCAAGTTCACATTGGAAGTTGCATGAGATGATATATATGCCTGTCTTCTGTACTGAACAGCTTTTAGTTACAGCTGACCATCACATGGCCTAGTCGGCCCCGAAGACTAAAAAACCTGTGTGTGGCCTATGCACTTATCATGTAGCCACATGAGTAAAGGAACTGGTATTTTGAAAGGGGAGCTAATGTGGTCGAATTAGAGTAGACCGTCTGTTCCGGTTATTACAGTGATTGAATTCGTCCAGGCCATGAATAAGTGTAGTTTCTGCCATCATCTTGCATATTGGCAGTGCCACCACTAGGAAGGGATTCAACTTGTGGTATAAATACTATCTTAAATCACACTATAAACAAGCAtttcaaaagcaacatattACAAGAGTAGCAGCTTTATGTGTGCCCGTTAAAATGACTGAGATGTGCAATAGTGCAGGACGGGATACCGTGTGTGGTTATTTGTGTTGGGGAGATGGGTATGTTTAGGCTGTATTAGACTATGCATTGTGTAAATACTAGCTGGACTTCAGTGAATGAGCATGTATTGCCGGCCTAGAATTGTACTTAAGAGGCACAGTATAGGATTGTCCGGTTAACTAATAAGTCATAATGTGGGGTCGTGTGGTTCACTCATAAAAGGCATAACATGTTCGGTCCCACATAACAGACACATATCCATGGATTGAGTTTATTCAATTTACTAAATTCAGCGTAAGGCGGGCAACTTTTTAAGGATATCTATCTGGTCAACAAATGAGGAATCTAAGATATGGATTGGGATTGAACAGGTAGCTCGAATATGAAGATTCAGTTCAGTTATTGGTGTAAGCTAACAGGACTCAAGCACAGAAAATTGCGCATCTTCATGAAAACTGTTTGATTAATTTGCTCATGAGTAACCTAATGATTGCCTGAAGTTATAATGAAGATGTAGGTGATTAACATTCATCAGGGTCCTGGTACTCTACCCTCCTGAAAAGTGTGATGGTCCTAATGATGATCCTGcatatttcttccttttcagcCTATCCATTCATTAGATAGATGAGATCGCTCAGGACTTGATTTATTCTGTAGGCCAACAACACCATCTAAAGCCTTTATCTCTTAGAGGGTCTGATACGAAGTCATTGAGCCATCATTCATAAGTCCTCGTTCTCTGTGATGGATAATGCATACTTGCAATCGAATGTTCTTACATCCCTTGGTGGCTTATAATTTTCAGGTCGAAGTTGGAAGGCGCCTGAACTGCGCTTAAAGTCGTGGGACGATCTTCACAAGCTTTGGTACGTTCTGCTCAAGGAAAAAAACATGCTGATGTCTCAACGGCAGATGCTTCATGCACAAAATCTGAGGTTTCCCAATCCAGAACGCCTCCCCAAGGTGGATGTTGCCTTTGCTCCTTCCTTTTCTGAATGAATTCGTCACTCCTCAAAAGTGTTCTTTCACGCTTGGACTGGCATCAGGGTGCTATGACCCAAACAAAAGTTGACTTGAAATGGCACCGTTGCTAATAGCATCTCTTTATCATCAATGGATTCAGGTGAGGAAATCGATGTGTCGCATCAAGCATGTGCTCACTGAGAGAGCTATTGAAGAACCGGATCCCAGGAGGTCTGCTGAGATGAAAAGAATGATAAATGCTTTGTGAGCACTTTATGAGTTTTTCCGTATCCTACCAGGTGAGGGAAACTCTCTGGTACTGACTACTGAGCCCGCAAGACTGCAAGTTTTTGGCGAGGGAGCTTCGCATCTTTagtatttcagaaacaagaaacatatTGTTATCCTGCTGATGGCCTTCTGAAtggattttctcttttatttccgCGTAGGTCAGAATACATGTTGATTCAGTGAAacacttctttttgtttatgaatCATGATAGTAGTGTGGAGATGCCCACTTTGTTAAAGAGCATGCACAATATCACATGACGACATGCGCTTTGCGGCCTGATATATCCAAATGGTTTATATCCATTGCAACTATAGATCGTATCATCAATTGCCCTTGGAAAGTTTGTGAAGTACACTTTATCAGATATGCCATGCGTTGGAAACTTCGgactatttttttgaaatataaatgatttgcaattttattttattttcttataatctcttatgtcaTTTTTAGAATGACGAATTCAAGCATGAATTATTATTggtgatgaaaaaaaaattacgaattAAGTTTTTCTAAGTGatttaaacaactttttttagaaaaatgttttgtaaATCAATTATATTTTGCGTAACAAGCGTGTCCTGTTCAATTTACTCCACTGTAAAAGTAGGAGCGTAAACTGAACGATTGTGGATAATCGTAGGAACTGGAAGGACCAAAGCCAGTAAGAGATTCCAACTGATGAAATAAAACTGATAAATGGAGACAATTTGCACTCCTGAGCGAGTTAAGAAAGCAAAACACCAGTGAAATCAACTTTAAAAAGTTTCGGGTGGATGAACAAGAAGGGTCTTAAGATCTCGATTCAGCAGGTTCAGGTGACGCTT
The nucleotide sequence above comes from Eucalyptus grandis isolate ANBG69807.140 chromosome 2, ASM1654582v1, whole genome shotgun sequence. Encoded proteins:
- the LOC104418414 gene encoding 54S ribosomal protein L4, mitochondrial isoform X1; this translates as MSATIFFLLLLLLSKQPAQTVSRTPQLQRSLSSSSVARREFCFAEIKKPSDAIWSRSMLLSRFFGRALFAAARTESSAGTAAAASAATSRTGHNPLEAFFEADRNPENDTPVVYGRSWKAPELRLKSWDDLHKLWYVLLKEKNMLMSQRQMLHAQNLRFPNPERLPKVRKSMCRIKHVLTERAIEEPDPRRSAEMKRMINAL
- the LOC104418414 gene encoding 39S ribosomal protein L47, mitochondrial isoform X2; translated protein: MLLSRFFGRALFAAARTESSAGTAAAASAATSRTGHNPLEAFFEADRNPENDTPVVYGRSWKAPELRLKSWDDLHKLWYVLLKEKNMLMSQRQMLHAQNLRFPNPERLPKVRKSMCRIKHVLTERAIEEPDPRRSAEMKRMINAL